The Oncorhynchus clarkii lewisi isolate Uvic-CL-2024 chromosome 20, UVic_Ocla_1.0, whole genome shotgun sequence nucleotide sequence TGGCACGCGTACAGCTCCTTGCCCGCCATGAACTCCTGGAGGCGAGGGAGGACCTTGTCCTGACGCTCCTGGGCTGCCTGCTCAGTCAGCACCTGCTCCTTGAAGGCCAAGCGGCAGTGGCCGTGGCTCAGTGACGACACGTACGTGATGAGTGTAGTGATGTCCAGGTTGGCCCGCCGGCACACATCTACCTTGACCCCGGTGGGGAATGCCAGGCTGGCCACGATGGTGTCGCGGTCAACTCGCGTGTGCTCGACATCTTCTGCGTCGTCGTCTTCTTCGACAAAGTTTTCAACGTCTTCATCTTCTTCCGCTGCCTTGCCTTCTCGCTCTTCCTCTTCGTAGCAGTGTTCCATACCCTCCTTGTttgctccctccccctcttcctcctcgctTCCTTCCTCCTCCGCCATCACCAAGTTTACCGCCACGATGTCCCCGCGCACCGAGATGCCAATCTCTCTCAGGCGGTCGGCCATTGGGCTGGAGACGCCATTGTAGAAGGCAAAGATAATGTGTGGGTTGCTGTACTGCACAGGCTGCTGGCGGCTGGCCTGCAGGAAGTCCTCAGCTTGCTCCACCACACTCTTGTCGCCGTACTGGCCCCGACCCTGCCAGATGTTGTGCAGTGCCTCTGCCTTGCGCCCAATAGCCTTGACCCAGGTGTGCCCGCCGTTGGCCACCACGTCCACCACCAGCGTCTGCTTGGCGCCGCCGCCGTCCTCGTAGGCGAACACATGCAGCACGCTCACCACCATCTCCAGTGACTCCGCCGACTCCACAATGGCCTGTTTTCAAATAGATTTATTGGACAGATTTACAAAAACAAATTGGATGTGAATACAACGATACACAGTAAAAAACCAGTGAAGATTAAACCAAAAAAGTCAACCAACATATTTTCAATATGGTCCTCGTTGTCAGATGGGTAAAACAATGGACAGCTATAGAGCAAGACTAATTGTCCACTGGGCACTCTAAAAATAGGAACCGTTTCAACATAATTCAATTGGAAAATACATACAATATAGAa carries:
- the c20h7orf25 gene encoding UPF0415 protein C7orf25 homolog; this translates as MAATHSMLQERIQVAQELLKRVDQLCARQVRDVEGRAKLCSKLRAELKFLTKVEAGKVLIKESHLQSTNLTHLKAIVESAESLEMVVSVLHVFAYEDGGGAKQTLVVDVVANGGHTWVKAIGRKAEALHNIWQGRGQYGDKSVVEQAEDFLQASRQQPVQYSNPHIIFAFYNGVSSPMADRLREIGISVRGDIVAVNLVMAEEEGSEEEEGEGANKEGMEHCYEEEEREGKAAEEDEDVENFVEEDDDAEDVEHTRVDRDTIVASLAFPTGVKVDVCRRANLDITTLITYVSSLSHGHCRLAFKEQVLTEQAAQERQDKVLPRLQEFMAGKELYACQSAVNDFRVILDTLGGPGEKARADELLRRLRVVPDQPSERTQRLTASSKVNPRSLMIFGTGDTLRAVTMTANSGFVRAAANQGVRYSVFIHQPRALTEGKEWRATPI